A portion of the Rhodococcus pseudokoreensis genome contains these proteins:
- the tyrS gene encoding tyrosine--tRNA ligase: MTENIIDELTWRGLIAQSTDLDALRRDLDAGPVTLYAGFDPTGPSLHAGHLVPLLALKRFQRAGNRPIVLAGGATGLIGDPRDVGERTMNSADTVAEWADRIRGQLERFVEFDDSPSGAVIENNMNWTGKLSAIDFLRDVGKHFSVNVMLARDTVKRRLETDGMSYTEFSYMLLQANDYLHLRRSHGCSLQVGGSDQWGNIIAGVELNRRVDAESVHGLTVPLVTSADGKKFGKSTGGGSLWLDPEMTSPYAWYQYFVNTGDADVIKYLRWFTFLTAEELAELETATAERPHAREAQRRLAAEMTTLVHGEANTRAVELASQALFGRAELQDLDEPTLGAALREASVAELAPGEPSSIVDLLVLSGLCESKGAARRAVKEGGASVNNQKIADEDWTPESGDLLHGTWLVVRRGKRNFAGVKVLSN, encoded by the coding sequence GTGACTGAGAACATCATCGATGAACTGACCTGGCGCGGGCTCATTGCCCAATCAACCGATCTGGACGCGCTGCGCCGTGATCTCGACGCCGGACCGGTCACGCTCTATGCCGGTTTCGATCCGACCGGACCGAGTTTGCACGCCGGCCATCTCGTGCCCCTGCTCGCGCTGAAGCGATTCCAGCGCGCGGGCAACCGGCCCATCGTGCTGGCCGGTGGCGCGACCGGTCTGATCGGCGATCCCCGCGACGTCGGTGAACGCACGATGAACTCCGCCGACACCGTGGCGGAATGGGCAGATCGGATCCGCGGTCAGCTCGAACGATTCGTCGAGTTCGACGACTCGCCGAGCGGCGCCGTCATCGAGAACAACATGAACTGGACCGGCAAGCTGTCGGCCATCGACTTCCTCCGCGACGTGGGCAAGCACTTCTCCGTCAACGTGATGCTCGCGCGGGACACCGTGAAGCGCCGCCTCGAAACCGACGGCATGTCCTACACCGAGTTCAGCTACATGCTGCTCCAGGCCAACGACTACCTGCACCTGCGTCGCAGCCACGGGTGCTCGCTGCAGGTCGGCGGATCCGATCAGTGGGGCAACATCATCGCCGGCGTCGAGCTGAACCGGCGCGTCGACGCCGAATCGGTTCACGGTCTGACCGTCCCGCTCGTCACGTCGGCGGACGGCAAGAAGTTCGGAAAGTCGACCGGAGGCGGAAGCCTGTGGCTCGACCCGGAGATGACGAGCCCCTACGCGTGGTACCAGTACTTCGTGAACACCGGCGACGCCGACGTGATCAAGTACCTGAGGTGGTTCACGTTCCTCACCGCCGAGGAGCTGGCGGAACTGGAGACGGCGACCGCCGAGCGGCCGCATGCTCGCGAGGCCCAGCGCAGGCTCGCGGCCGAGATGACGACCCTTGTGCACGGCGAGGCCAACACCCGTGCCGTGGAACTCGCGAGTCAGGCACTGTTCGGGCGCGCGGAACTGCAGGACCTGGACGAGCCGACGCTCGGCGCTGCCCTCCGGGAGGCGTCCGTCGCGGAACTTGCGCCGGGCGAGCCGTCGAGCATCGTCGACCTTCTCGTTCTCAGTGGCTTGTGCGAGAGCAAGGGTGCGGCCCGTCGCGCCGTGAAGGAAGGCGGCGCCTCCGTCAACAACCAGAAGATCGCCGATGAGGACTGGACTCCCGAATCGGGTGATCTGCTGCACGGGACGTGGCTCGTGGTTCGGCGCGGAAAGCGCAACTTCGCCGGCGTCAAAGTGCTGTCGAACTAG
- a CDS encoding tetratricopeptide repeat protein — translation MTVSESDDGRRSFRGGGASGANRGGASHNDRGGASGGNRGGAGGSARGGSSGGPRRDSRDNRGGAGGDRRGGGPRRGGEGGFAPRGREGDRPQRQQARPDEPDLPENVEAGELDPAVRRDLLSLDKTNANTVARHLVMAGKLVDDDPRLALAHARAARQRAGRIAIVREAAGITAYHAGEWAEALSELRAARRMAGGPGLLAVMADCERGLGRPERAIELGRSEEAAALSGDEAAELRMVVAGARMDLGQFDQAVVTLQTPDLDAARTGPGAARLFYAYADALVAAGRIEDGLKWFLNSAAADLEGDTDAEERVAELTGDDQ, via the coding sequence ATGACTGTGTCGGAGAGTGACGACGGACGTCGGTCCTTCCGCGGAGGCGGTGCCTCCGGTGCTAACCGTGGCGGTGCCTCCCACAACGATCGTGGCGGTGCCTCCGGAGGTAACCGTGGCGGTGCCGGCGGTTCCGCTCGTGGTGGCTCGTCCGGCGGTCCCCGTCGTGATTCGCGCGACAACCGTGGCGGCGCAGGGGGCGATCGTCGCGGTGGCGGACCCCGTCGCGGCGGTGAGGGAGGCTTCGCGCCTCGCGGACGTGAAGGTGACCGTCCGCAGCGGCAGCAGGCCCGTCCGGACGAACCGGATCTGCCCGAGAACGTCGAGGCAGGCGAACTCGATCCGGCCGTCCGCCGAGACCTGCTGAGCTTGGACAAAACGAACGCGAACACGGTTGCGCGTCACCTGGTGATGGCCGGCAAGCTCGTCGACGATGATCCGCGCCTCGCACTCGCACATGCCCGGGCCGCGCGTCAGCGTGCGGGTCGCATTGCCATCGTCCGTGAGGCTGCGGGTATCACCGCGTACCACGCCGGCGAATGGGCGGAAGCCTTGTCGGAGTTGCGCGCTGCTCGTCGCATGGCAGGCGGTCCCGGGCTGCTCGCGGTGATGGCGGACTGCGAACGTGGACTCGGTCGCCCGGAGCGTGCGATCGAACTCGGACGAAGCGAGGAAGCCGCTGCACTCTCGGGTGACGAGGCTGCCGAGCTGCGCATGGTGGTCGCTGGAGCGCGCATGGACCTCGGACAATTCGATCAGGCCGTCGTCACGCTGCAGACTCCCGATCTCGATGCCGCGCGGACCGGTCCCGGTGCCGCTCGCCTGTTCTACGCGTACGCGGATGCCCTGGTTGCGGCCGGTCGTATCGAAGACGGACTCAAGTGGTTCCTCAACTCCGCCGCCGCGGATCTCGAGGGTGACACCGACGCGGAGGAGCGTGTGGCCGAGCTGACCGGAGACGATCAGTGA
- a CDS encoding HAD-IIA family hydrolase: MTTLRENYDALLLDLDGTLYQGPQEIPGAREALAVGTQSCYYVTNNASRSPGDVAEHLTELGFAADESTVVTSSQSAARLLAENVAPDSPVLVVGTEALADEVRNVGLRPVRSFEDAPAAVVQGHSPTTDWAILAEATLAIRAGVVWVAANLDSTLPTERGLVLGNGSMVAALRAATSREPLVAGKPAAPLMEDAMRRSGCVRPLVVGDRLDTDIEGANNVGLDSLLVLTGVSTAIDVLRAVPEQRPTYLASELDALNQPADESLVGENSRWSVEFDGTDLVIEPAADSAEPVDSAALLRAVAVGAWKFPDFARIMSTTPAVSVVVSGWGA, from the coding sequence GTGACGACCCTGCGGGAGAATTACGACGCTCTGCTGCTCGACCTCGACGGCACCCTGTACCAGGGGCCGCAGGAAATCCCCGGTGCGCGTGAGGCTTTGGCGGTCGGGACACAGTCCTGCTACTACGTGACCAACAACGCCAGTCGCAGTCCCGGCGACGTCGCGGAACACCTGACCGAACTCGGCTTCGCCGCCGACGAGTCGACGGTGGTGACGAGTTCGCAGTCGGCGGCCAGGCTCCTCGCGGAGAACGTCGCACCCGACTCGCCGGTGCTCGTCGTGGGCACGGAAGCGCTCGCCGACGAGGTCCGGAACGTCGGACTGCGTCCGGTGCGTTCGTTCGAGGACGCACCCGCCGCTGTCGTCCAGGGACATTCGCCGACCACGGACTGGGCGATCCTCGCCGAGGCGACCCTCGCGATCCGTGCGGGTGTCGTCTGGGTGGCGGCGAACCTGGACTCGACCCTCCCCACCGAGCGTGGCCTCGTCCTCGGCAACGGTTCGATGGTCGCGGCCCTGCGCGCGGCGACGTCCCGCGAACCACTCGTGGCGGGCAAGCCGGCCGCGCCTCTGATGGAAGATGCGATGCGCCGCAGCGGTTGTGTGCGGCCCCTCGTCGTCGGCGACAGGCTGGACACCGACATCGAAGGCGCCAACAACGTCGGTCTCGACTCGCTGCTGGTGCTCACCGGAGTGAGCACTGCGATCGACGTGCTGCGTGCCGTCCCGGAGCAGCGCCCCACGTACCTGGCATCCGAACTGGACGCGCTCAACCAGCCCGCCGACGAGTCGCTCGTCGGGGAGAACAGCCGGTGGTCCGTCGAGTTCGACGGCACCGATCTGGTGATCGAACCAGCCGCGGATTCGGCCGAACCGGTGGATTCGGCTGCGTTGCTGCGGGCCGTGGCCGTCGGTGCATGGAAATTCCCCGACTTCGCGCGGATCATGTCGACGACGCCCGCGGTGAGCGTGGTCGTGTCCGGCTGGGGTGCCTGA